ATAAAGGCAATTTTTAGCGAGTCATTCGCCTGAAATGGCGCTAACAGAACCTGTTTGCCTTTTATCGCCTCTTCAAGATCATCAACTTCGTAAGCAACATGCGCAGTATTCTTGAGGGCCTCAGGCATTGGACTGTCTTCCAAAAACCGTAACCACTCAATCGCATGCTCACTATGATTAAAGTCTGTCGCATAAAGTCCGATGTCGGGATTAAACACCTCACCTTGATGAGCATTATGGGTTGGGATACCAATATGACTGAACTTTCTCATTGAGCGCTCCTTCATTTAAGCGTGTGTTGTAGTAAAACGAATATAGAAACATCGAGTTATATTTGAAGTGATGGTCATCACAGTGAATGGATGTTATTTATTGCTTTATTTTCAGCGCCTTACAAGGATTAAGATTGAGCGCTTGAGCAAGTGCAACATGTTAAATCAAATGCGCTGTTTACTTGTTAGATTAAAAAGCTGCCGCTGAGCGTTGCCTATCCACGCTTAAAGCAACATCAAAAAATGGAGTAATAAAGGTCAATTCAGGGCAAGTGCAACAAGTGAGGGAGCTCACATAATTGGATAAAAGCGACGAAAGATTCTTGAGCCGCTAGACATGACTCTGCTCTAACCGATTAAAATTGACCAAGTCTATTAGAGCGCTTTACTTAGCACTCGGACAGGAAATCAGCTGCTCCAGTTGCTCAATCGACAACTCTGGATGATGGCTTAGAATAAACCGCTTGCAGTTATCAGCGCTTAGGCCAAGTCGAGTAAGCTCTTGCCATAGCTCTTGGTATTGATTCTCTGTGATTTGTTGGTGGTATTTTTTCCGATATGCCGCCATTTGCTGCGCCAGT
This is a stretch of genomic DNA from Vibrio panuliri. It encodes these proteins:
- a CDS encoding helix-turn-helix domain-containing protein yields the protein MYQQLTKAKRLQIWALRKEGKNQSEIAKQLNIHRSTVSREINRNSGLYGYEPQLAQQMAAYRKKYHQQITENQYQELWQELTRLGLSADNCKRFILSHHPELSIEQLEQLISCPSAK